The proteins below come from a single Micromonospora citrea genomic window:
- a CDS encoding sigma-70 family RNA polymerase sigma factor — protein sequence MTDHAYPIRTDMSTVVDAARRGDQAALDALVSHYLPLVYNIVGRALNRSADVDDVVQNTMLSVVRGLAGVRDPRLFRSWLVAVTMNEVRASRQHQRATPAPPEDIDSVIDPGSDFEDLTLTRLRLSDQRREVALATRWLDDDHRHLLSLWWLVEAGHLSRADLVDALGLEPHHVTVRVARMKAQLDTARLVVRALAARPGCAGLLDTAADWDGRPAPVWRKRLARHIRTCAYCPDATSDLVPAERLLAGLALTPIPVALASHVTQRMRAAAGASRGAAEAGAHAKTAGLLGQALSLPKALVGVLAAVAVVGGGGFIVSGYSAEPSRRPAGATGAQSSTAITVPAAEPTGPAPASPSPTALDRSPTPSRSSPAATKSPTPSRSPRTKSPTPTKSPTRAAATSTGVSAAEQRLLVLLNERRRALGLPEVRLRTTEHRAAESCVKRNLDAGTFEHCGHEVLWASSGNSSPEQMIEAWFNSPGHRTALTYASSRYAGPAIVWNGTRQIAAINIDY from the coding sequence TGACCGATCACGCGTACCCGATCAGGACCGACATGTCGACGGTGGTGGACGCCGCGCGTCGGGGCGACCAGGCGGCGTTGGACGCGCTCGTCTCGCACTACCTGCCGCTCGTCTACAACATCGTGGGCCGGGCACTGAACCGGTCGGCGGATGTCGACGACGTCGTGCAGAACACGATGTTGAGCGTCGTGCGAGGGCTGGCGGGCGTGCGCGACCCGCGGCTCTTCCGCTCGTGGCTGGTGGCCGTCACCATGAACGAGGTCCGCGCCTCCCGTCAGCACCAGCGCGCCACGCCGGCGCCGCCGGAGGACATCGACAGTGTGATCGACCCGGGTTCCGACTTCGAGGACCTGACCCTGACCCGGCTCCGCCTTTCCGACCAACGCCGCGAGGTCGCCCTGGCCACGCGCTGGCTGGACGACGACCACCGCCACCTGCTGTCCCTGTGGTGGCTGGTCGAGGCCGGTCACCTCTCCCGCGCCGACCTGGTCGACGCCCTGGGACTGGAGCCGCACCACGTGACCGTCCGCGTGGCCCGGATGAAGGCGCAGCTGGACACCGCTCGGTTGGTGGTGCGGGCCCTGGCCGCCCGGCCCGGCTGCGCGGGCCTGCTCGACACGGCCGCCGACTGGGACGGCCGGCCGGCGCCGGTGTGGCGTAAGCGGTTGGCGCGGCACATCCGGACCTGCGCGTACTGCCCGGACGCCACGTCGGACCTGGTCCCGGCCGAGCGGCTGCTGGCCGGCCTGGCGCTCACGCCGATCCCGGTCGCTCTCGCCTCGCACGTCACGCAGCGGATGCGTGCCGCCGCCGGCGCGTCGCGGGGTGCCGCGGAGGCGGGCGCGCACGCGAAGACCGCCGGGTTGCTGGGGCAGGCACTGTCCCTGCCCAAGGCCCTGGTCGGCGTCCTCGCGGCCGTCGCCGTGGTCGGCGGCGGAGGCTTCATCGTCTCCGGCTACTCCGCCGAGCCGAGCCGGCGGCCGGCGGGCGCGACGGGCGCGCAGTCGTCGACCGCGATCACCGTGCCCGCCGCCGAGCCGACCGGGCCCGCGCCCGCGTCGCCCTCCCCGACGGCGCTCGACAGGTCGCCGACCCCCTCACGATCGAGCCCCGCCGCCACGAAGTCGCCGACGCCGAGCAGGTCGCCGAGGACCAAGTCGCCGACGCCGACGAAGTCACCGACCCGGGCCGCCGCCACGTCCACCGGCGTGTCCGCGGCGGAGCAGCGGCTGCTGGTGCTGCTCAACGAGCGGCGCCGCGCGCTCGGGCTGCCCGAGGTGAGGCTGCGCACGACGGAGCATCGCGCCGCGGAGTCCTGCGTGAAGCGGAACCTGGACGCCGGCACCTTCGAGCACTGCGGCCACGAGGTCCTGTGGGCGTCCTCGGGCAACTCCTCACCCGAGCAGATGATCGAGGCGTGGTTCAACAGCCCCGGGCACAGGACCGCGCTGACCTACGCCAGCTCCCGCTACGCCGGCCCCGCCATCGTCTGGAACGGCACCCGCCAGATCGCCGCCATCAACATCGACTACTGA